The Bacteroidia bacterium sequence ATAGCCCTAAAAAACAACCAAGAACTTAATCTCATTTTGCAAGAAATTGAAATAAGTAAAAATGAGATTAAAGCACGTAAAGGAGAATATCTACCTTATATCCACTTAAATGTCGAAAGCAGTGTAGAAAAAGCCGCGCGTTATACTCGAAATGGTGCCGTAGAGCATAGTACCTTCATCAAGTCAGAAACGCATATTCCTGAACCTCTTACTGATATTGGTTTATCTGCACTTACAACTTGGGAAGTAGATATTTGGAAAAAACTTCGTAATGCCAAAAAAGCTGCACAACTAAGGTACTTAGCTACTGTACAAGGTAAAAACTTTATGGTTACACAGTTGGTAGCTGAAATAGCAGAAGCTTACTACGAACTTATTGCTTTAGACAACTGGATAGAAACTATTGAACAAAACATTGCTATTCAATTTAACAGTTTAAAGATGATAAACCAACAAAAGGAAGCAGCTAAAGTTACACAATTAGCAGTCAATCGGTTTGAAGCACAGCTCTTAAATACTAAAAACCTACTGTATGACCTTAAACAAAAACGCATACAAACTGAAAACAAAATCAATTTTTTATTAGGTAGATTTCCTCAACCTATTGATAGACCCAAAGTTTCTATTTGGGACATTGATTTAAAGCCTATTCAAGCAGGGATACCTGCACAACTACTTCAAAATCGCCCAGATATCCAACAAAGGGAATTAGAGTTGGCAGCAGCTAAATTAGATGTCAAAATAGCCAAAGCAAATTTTTATCCTTCTTTACGGATTACTTCAAGTATAGGTTCTCAAGGGTTTAGTCCCGAATTAGCTTTTAGACCCGAAGGAATTTTATTCGGACTTGCAAGTGAGTTGCTTGGTCCTTTGGTCAATAGAAACGTTTTAGTGGCTAATTACAAAACGGCTACTGCCAAACAATTACAGGCTATAATCAGGTATGAGCAAACAGTGTTAAGTGCGTATATTGAGGTGATAAATCAATTAGCTCAGGTAGATAACTACACTCAAAGCTTTGAAACAAAGCAGAAGCAAGTAGAGATTTTGACCCAATCTATTCAGGTAGCTAATAATTTGTTTAATGCAGCACGTGCAGATTATGTAGAAGTTCTTTTGACTCAACGAGAAGCTCTAGAAGCCAAAATTGAGTTAATTGAGATTAAACTCAAACAAATAAAAGCATTTATTCACTTATACAGAGCCTTAGGGGGAGGTTGGCGATAAGGTTTTTGATGTATTACGTATTCTGCTAGGACTGTACACAAAAAGTTGGGATTAGAAAAAGCCTCAAATAATGAAATTTAACGATATTACAGCTACGAATTAATTTATGATTAGTTTTAAATTCTTTGAGTATGCCTTTGTAAGCTTTTGCCCACAAGGTCGGCGTGCTTCAAGCTACTTGCGGAATGCCCCCCCGAGCTCTTACGTTAGAAGGGATACGCCCAAAAAATAAAACAAGCTATTTTAGAGAACTAAAATTATTTTTCCAAGTCAAATTCTTGGGCAAGCTGCCGAAGTTTCTCTTGAAGTTCTTCATTGTCAGCCACATTTTTGGCTTTTTGATAAAAAATTTTTGCTTTTTCTATATTTTCTTCAGTTCCTTGTCCAATAGCATACATAAGAGCAAGCATGTATAGTGCATAAGGTTCTTGCTCCGCTGCAGCTTGTTCAAAATAGTTCAATGCCTTTTGATAGTCTTGGTTCTTTCCGTAAATCCCTTCATAATACAACATTCCTACTGTGGTCAGAGCAGGTGGAAAGCCTTGCTGCACAGCCTTCTCATAATACTCCACAGCCTTAGAAATATCTTGTTTGACGCCCTTACCTTCTTCATAGCATACGCCTAAATCATAAATGGCAGGTAAATAGCCGTAGTTTGCTGCTTTTTGGTAGTATTCTATGGCTTTGTCCATGTTTTTTGAAACTACTTGCCCTTGTTCGTAAAACGTTCCAATAGCATACAAAGCGTCAGCAAAATTATTTTTAGCGGCTTTTTTGTACCATTCCAAAGCTAATTTCAAATTTTTTTCTACTCCTAAGCCTTCTTCGTAACATATACCTAGATTGTATTGAGCTAAATCAAAACCTTGTTCTGCGGCTTGCCTGTACCAATATACCGCAGTTGAAGGATTCTTTGATACGCCCTTTCCATACAAATAGCAGTCTGCTAATGCGTTTTGCCCCATAGGATTGCCCAATAGAGCAGATTTTCTGTACCACGTTATTGCTTTTTCTTCATCTTTGGGGACTACGATACCTAACTCGTAATACGTTCCTAAGTTGTACATACCTGCGGCATCGCCTAAGTCTGCTGCTTTTTGATACCAATTGAAAGCCGCTAAACTATCCTTTTTGGTACCTAAACCATTTTGTAGCATGTACGCATAATTGACTGCACCTGTACTACTGCCTTGCTCTGCGGCTTTGCGGTACCAGTAGCATGCTTTTTCAAAATTTTGGGGCATATCCTTGCCTTCCATGTAAATATCCCCTAGAACCACTTGGGCTTCAATATCTCCAAGTTCAGCTTGTTTTTGTACTGTCAGTACATCAATCGTTTGGGCAAAAGATAACGCGCTCAAAAGCATTATTAAAACCAAAGCTTGCATACTTTTACAAAGGTACGGCATTTTAGTAAAATGGGCGATAGAACTATCCCCATAGTTCTCGGGCAGCTTTGGATAAACTTTCTCTGTGTTCAGGATGGGCTATTGCAATCAATGCTTTGGCACGTTGCTCTAAATTTTTACCATACAAATAAGCAACTCCATATTCTGTAACTACATAATGCACGTGCGCGCGGGTAGTTACAACTCCTGCACCTGGCTTTAAGGTTGCTACAATGCGTGATTCACCCTTTGAAGTTACAGAAGGTAAAGCAATGATAGGTTTTCCTCCTTCAGACAAAGATGCCCCGCGAATAAAGTCCATTTGCCCACCTACACCCGAGTACATTTTTGTACCAATAGAATCTGCACAAACTTGACCCGTTAAATCTACCTCAATAGCGCTATTGATAGCCGTTACCTTAGGGTTTCGCCGAATATTTGCAGTATCATTTACATACTGACTATCTAACATCAAAATACTAGGATTATCATGAATAAAGTCTAATAATCGCTGCGAACCTAGCGCAAAACCTGCTACAATTTTATTCCTGTGAGTTACTTTATGTTCACCTGTAATAACTCCTCTTTCTACCAAGTCAATAATACCGTCTGAAAACATTTCTGTATGTACTCCTAAACCTTTGTGATGAATAAGTGATTTCAAAACTGCGTTAGGGATAGCACCTATACCCATTTGTAGAGTAGCGCCATCTTCTACTAAGTTAGCTATGTGCTCACCTATTTTTTGTTCAATTTCATTAGGTTCCGCAGGTTGATGAGTTATTAAAGGTTCATTGACTTCTACCCCAAAATGTATCCTGCTATGATGAATAACTCCATCCCCGAAGGTACGCGGCATTTGCGGATTTACTTGGGCAATTACATATTTAGCGGTTTGAACGGCTGCTAAGGTTACATCTACCGAAGGACCTAGAGAGCAATTTCCATGTTTATCAGGGGGCGAAACTTGTATCAGGGCGACGTCTAAGGGTAAAATATTTCTGCGAAACAGCAGCGGTACTTCACTCAAAAAAATAGGTACATAGTCTGCTCGGTGAGTAGGGATAGCATCTCTTGTATTTTTTGCGATAAAAAAAACGTTTGTATAGAAACTTTGCCCATACTCAGGGCGAGTATAACTGGCATCTCCTTCTGTGTGAATATGGACAATTTCTACATTTCGTAGTCTATCGGCTTGGGCTACCATACCTTTGATGAGTTGCTGTGGTGTAGCCGAAGCGCCTTGAATAAACACTCTATTGCCTGACTGTATTACAGAACAAGCTTCCTCTAAGGAAACTATTTTCATACGGGCAAAAATACAAGTTTGACAAACTATATACTAATTAAGTTTATGTGCATTCTTTTTAGATGAACGCATTTGAATTTTATTTTTTTGGGCGTGCCCTTGTGGGCAAAAGCCCACAAGGTCGGCGTGCTACGGGCTACGCTATCGCTTCGGTGCTACGCTTCGCTCCGCACCGTGCTGACGCACGCCCTTCGCATGCCTCACGCAAGGGATCTCTAAAATAACCATTTCAATGCACTTTATGCAAAGTTTTAGCTTGTAAGTACTTGTACTTCAAGATTAAACAAGGTAAAGACATCATTGCACAGGTAATTTGCGTGAGGGGCATGGAGCATGCCCGTAAGGGCAGTACGAAGCGCAGCGAAGTACCGAAGCGAAAGCGCAGTGCGGAATGCCCCGACCCTTGCGTCAGCAAGGGGCACGCCCAAAACAAAAATAAATCAAAACTTAATTACTTATTTTAGGTATAAAATAATTTGGCGCCACTCTTTATAGAAAAATGGCGCCATCCATACTTGTAAAAGTTGAGATCAGTTTTTACCTCACTACACTCAATCTAAAATGTTGAGTATGTCCGTTAAAAATAGCTGCTATCAAGTAATTTCCATTAGGTAAATCAGATACAGAAACCCGCTTTGCGTACTGACCTGTACTTACGTTATTGTCATAAAGAGTTTTGAGTTTTCTGCCTGTCAAGTCATAGATGCTAAACTCAACATTGCCTGCCGTAGTAAGTTCGTATTGTATTGTTATTGCGTCGTAAGCAGGATTAGGAGCTATGCTTTGTAACGTGAAGCCATTGGTTGTTGAGTAAATAGTAATTTCCACAGTATTGCTGTACGTATCTGAACCATCTTTGTTCACTTTTCGGATGCGATATTTGTAACTTCCTGCCCTCAAATCTGTGTCTAAATACTCATATCTTTCTTTGTCATTTGCGGGTTTCAAGGTAGCTATTTTTTGGTAGTTTAGTCCGTCTGTGCTACGTTCTACTTCAAAGTGTTTGAAAGATAAGTCGTTAGGATAAAGCCATGAAAGTATGACATTTTGATTTTGAGGTTTGCCTTCTAGTGTAAATCCTGTGGGTAAGCAAGGCAAAATAGTGGTGCTGGCTGTGGCAGTGCATCCGCTAGCATCTGTAACAGTAACAGTATAAGTAATCGGGGTAGTAGGTGGACTGGCAAATGGATCCTCACACGTAGAGCAAGATAGCCCTGTGGATGGCGACCAATTATATTTGAAGTACGTTGAAGGTGGAGTAGGGCAATGTCTGAAGCGCATATTAGGTCTGATATTAGATAACAAGAATATTGATGTGTTGGAGCAAACAGTAGAGGAGTTTTGATAGAACTGAACCGAGCAGTTATAGCCCATGTTTGTGCAGAATACAGGGCTGTTCTGTGTTGCACTACTGTTGTTGAAACAAGTTTCTACAATTAGGTTACTAGAACCATCCCAATAGTAAGGTGTGGTAAATATGTGGTCATTCCAGCCCACAGTTGGGACATAGTTTACGGGTCCATATACAGGTGTTAATCCTGTTACGAAACCGCTTAGAGTACTTGATTTAGTGCAGCCTATACTAATCGTGAAGTTATTGTAGGTAACTCCATTAGTACTTTGTACATTAAAAGAAATTCTATCTATGTTGCCAGGAGTAAGACCTGCTGCGGTTAGTTCAGATGCTCTAATGAGGAATTGATGTTTAGCGCCCCATCTTGCATTTCCATAAGGATTGGGATAGCCTGTGGTACCGTTAGTTATAGTTCCTGTGCCAACAGTATAAGTATTTTGAGGTCCAGAGCAAGCCGATGTAGCAGGGTTACAGGCAAATAAAGTAAATGGTGCTCCTCCTGAAACTGTTGCATCAATGCTAACAGGACTACCGCAATAATGGTAAGTTGCAGGTACACTAACGGACAACGGAGGTGCTACAATGATTTGTATTTCTTGTACATATACTACTGCGCCACAGTTATCAGTAGCCGTAACCGTATAGGTAGTAGTGGTAGTAGGTGCAGCTATAATAGAAGTGCCTGATGTGCTACTTAATCCCGTAGCAGGGGACCAAGTCCAGTTCCATGTGGTACCATCATAGCAATTCCCTGTTCCGTTGACTATCTCTAACTCTACTCTATCGCAATCGCCAATGGTTATAGACCCAGAAGTAGTGATATCCTTTCCGTTAGCAATGAAAGTGGGACTTGTTGCATTAAGTGCTGATTCTAGTTGAGCCGCAGAAAGTACATACACGTAAGCTAACTCTGCGCATCCCCCGGGGGGAATATTTCCCAAGTTGAAAGCAATTGAAATAGCTATGTCGGAAGTATTAGTAGAACCAATTGTTCCTGTAAATCCAACGAAATTCCATATATCGCTTGGGTCCCTATTAGAGAAGCCGCCGTATGTTACTCTTGCACGAGTGTCTTTTGTACCTAATCCGATATAAGCACTGTGTGTTAGTCCTACTGCACTTACCAAAGCTCTTGATCCCGAAGACATAGGTTGTTGGTACACTATTGTGTTTGTGGTAGTAAAGTCCCCCGTCCAGGGCTGTTCATTATCAGGGTCTACATTACGCATGTAGTAAACATTAGAGAATGTCGTAGTAGGAGAGTTATTTTGTATTCTAACACAAGTCAGAATGTAGAGAGAATCTGTGAAAATAGTAGTAGTTTGTGTGATTTGCAGTCCCATTACACTTCCTTGCCAAACTGCTTGACGGCTAGTTGGGGTAGTGTTGTAAGCTACAATACCTCCGGGTACATGTCCGCTAGGTCCTGTATCTCCAAGACCAGTGCCGCAAAGTTGGTATGTACCATAGTTGTAGTTTGTAGCGCCTATATTAAACTCGATTCCCCAGCCTTCTTCAGGGGATCCAGGCGTAAAATAATCCCCCATATAGTTGGGAAAAGTACCTGGTCCTGCAACTGTCCATCCATTACGAGGGGGATCGGCAATGAAACCAAAACGACCTGTTACGTTGGGATAGTAGCCTGCGGGAGGTATAGCACTTACTCCATAAGTTCCACAGCTTCCCACAGCCATTTGAACGAAGTTTCTTTCAAGATAGCAGTTTCCTCCTACAATTTGCGCCAGACCTTGTACACTCAGTCCTGTCAGAGCAAGGATGTAAAAATATATTTTTTTCATGTATACTTCGTTTTAGTTTTCTGTTGTTCAAGGATGTAAACGCAAAATAAGTATAATAGTTACAAGAATGCAAGCTTACAATCACCAAGACTAAGCTGTTATCCGTATTGGATTCTAAATAACTAAATAAGTAGTAAGATAGCAGCAATTACCACTAGGTTGAGTATGGACAAAGGTAGAAAAACTTTCCAACCAATATTCATCAATTGATTATACTTAAATCGCGGCAAAGTCCAGCGCACCCAAATAAACACAAAAATTAAGAAAGATACTTTCAATAAGAACATCAAAAGCTCTAAAATAGAGAGCAAGTTGGGATTCAAACTATCAGCGAATAGACCTTGAAAAGGAATACGGTATCCGCCTAAAAATAAAATACTTGTGATGGCTGATGCTGTAAACATATTTACATACTCGCTCAAAAAGAAAGTACCAAACTTCATAGAACTATATTCAGTATGAAAACCTCCTACTAATTCTTGTTCTGCTTCAGCAAGGTCAAAAGGTGCACGATTGCATTCAGCAAAGGCACAGGTAAAAAATATCAAAAATCCTATGGGGTTACGAAATATATTCCATACTGTTGTTTGGGCATCTATAATACTGCTTAGTCTTAAATACTCACTTTGAGTGGAAAAATAGTTTGTTAGTAAAATTACGCTAACAACTGATATTCCCATAGCCAACTCATAAGAAATCATTTGAGCAGAAGATCGTAGTCCGCCTAATAAAGCATATTTGCTGTTACTACTCCACCCCGATAGCGTAATTCCATACACAGCAATAGAAGTAATAGCAAGAGTATATAGTATTCCTATATTTACATCAGCAATGTAGATATTGTGAGCAAAAGGAATAAGGGCTACAGCAGATAGGGCAACCAAAAGCGAAATAACAGGAGCTAAAAAGTGAGCAAAACGATTAGAGATGCTCGGGACAATATCTTCTTTGATGAAAAGCTTTAGCACATCAGCAAAAGGTTGTAATAATCCCCAAGGTCCCACACGGTTAGGTCCTTCTCTTTGTTGAATAAAAGCTGCTATTTTGCGCTCCGCATATACCATGCCTGCTGCGGCTGTAATAAGTCCCCCTACAATAGAGATGATAGTAATTAAAATGCGGCCTAATTCGGTAAAGTCCATATATTATATGCAGTGCCAAAAGTAGAAATAAATGTGAAAAATACACAATTTTGCTCACAAAAACTTTCAAAACTTGCCAAGACTTTAACTGTAAAACATTGATAATCAAATATATAAAAAATTAAATCGGAACATAAGTTAAATAGTAGTTGAATTTCAGCTTAGTCAAAGTTTGTTTTTTTAAGTATAAAAGCCGTATTTTGGGCTATGGCAACACAAAGAACTGCTCTGTATGATGTTCATGTATCTTTGGGGGCAAAAATGGTCGTTTTTGCAGGCTTTGAGATGCCTGTGCGATATACAGGAGAAATAGAAGAACATCTTGCTGTGCGCAATAGCGTAGGTATTTTTGACGTATCGCACATGGGTGAGTTTATTATTCGTGGCAAAGATGCTTTACCTTTTTTGCAGTACGTAACTTCTAACGATGTAAGCAAACTTACTATAAATAAAGCGCAATATTCTTGCTTACCTAATGATAAAGGTGGGATTGTAGATGACATTATTGTGTACAGATTAGCCGAAGCCCAATACATGATGGTAGTTAATGCAGCCAATATTCAAAAAGACTGGGATTGGCTAAATCAACACAAAAATGAGTTTGAGGTAGAATTAGTAGATATTTCTGCTCGTACAAGTTTGTTTGCTATACAAGGTAAAAATGCTCTGCATACCCTTCAAAAGCTAACTTCTACTAACCTTAAAGAAGTTACCTATTATTCTTGCGTACGAACACAGTTTAATGGTATAGACAATGTGATTATTGCCGCCACAGGCTATACAGGCGAACCTGGCTTTGAAGTATTTTTTGATGCCCAACACTCTGCTTCAATGTGGAATGCTATTTTAGAAGCAGGTAAAGAATTTGGTATCAAGCCTATTGGACTTGGAGCAAGAGATACCTTACGCTTAGAAATGGGCTACTGTCTATATGGAAATGATATCAATGATGAAACTTCTCCGTTAGAAGCAGGATTGGGCTGGATTACAAAATTTCAAAAAGGCAAGTTTATAGGTTCAGAAGTTTTTTTAGCTCAAAAGGAAAAAGGTGTACAAAAGCACTTGATAGGTTTTGTGATGCAACAAGATAAAGCCATACCTCGCGCAGGCTACGAAATTACAGATGCATCAGGTAATGTAATAGGCAAAGTTACTTCGGGAACACAATCCCCTGTATTAAAGCAAGGAATTGGATTAGGTTATGTACCCAGCAGTTACAAAGAGGGTGATGTTGTGTACATAAAAATACGAGATAAACTTAGCCCTGCTATTTTGAAAAAACCTCCGTTTGTTCAAGTACAGAAAGCATAGCAGATAGCATGCATGAAACAAAAAATTAGTAAGCGTGCCAATTTTTTGCTTCTAAATTAATCTAACCTACAATACAAGAATATCTACTTTTTACAATAAAAAATGTATGTTTTTAGAACTTGATAAGAATAAAAAATGCTTAAAACAAAGGTTTGAATAATTTTTAAAATTTTTTACATAATTTAATGCATTTTTATTTGTTAAAATCCTATCTTTGCTGGGTAAGTAACTAACTCTATGAAAAGACTACTATTACTTTTTCTACTATGCTTTGAATGGCTTGCGATACAAAAACTTATCGCTAAAAACCAAGCTGCTGATAAATTATTTTTTATAGAAAATAAAGGGCAATGGCATAATGATGTTTTTTACCTTTGCCGATTAAAAGGATTGGATATCTGGATTACAAAGTATGGAGTCAATTATACTTTTTACAAGGTAGAACAAGATAAAACCTTTGGACATTCCTACTTTACCAAAAAGCATAGAGATGAAGTTGATGTAAGCCATATAATAGGTCATAGAGTAATTTTTGAGTTACTAAACTCAAACTCTAATCCTGTAAAACAAGGTCTGCAGCAACAACAAGGATACTATAACTACTTTATCGGCAACGATGAGAAAAAACATGCCACTTACGTAGGATTATACAAGGAGGTACGAATTCAAAACATTTACGAAGGTATTGACATACGGTACTATTTTGATAAAGGCAGTCTACGCTATGATTTTATTGTACATCCGTATGCTGACCCAAGTCAAATTGCTTTCAAGCTGTATGGACAAGATAAAGTCTATCAAAAAGGAGCTAACAAACTAGCCTTTACTACAATATTCGGAGAAGTTGAGATGGCTGAACTAAAAACATATCAACAGTACAAAACTGTTCCTAGCAAGTTTGTAAAACAAAATGAAATATGGCAGATAGATATAGCAAAATATAATCCTTCTGAAACCCTTATAATAGACCCAATAGTTTATTCAACCTACATAGGTGGAACAGATAATGACCACAGCAATGACATGTTTGTAGACCCTTCTGAATGCGTTTATGTTACAGGGAACTCCACATCTATTAACTATGACATTACTCCAGGTGTATTTCAAACCACAAACGCTGGCGGATTTGACGTGTTTGTAACTAAGCTCAATAACACAGGCACATCTCTAATTTTTTCTACTTTTATAGGTGGCACTAATGATGATTTTAGTGATGGGATATTTGTAGATGGCATAGGTTCAATATACATTGCAGGTAGAACTCTCTCTTCAAATTATGACGTAACAAGTGGCGCATATCAAACTACTTTATCAGGTACATCAGATATATTTGTTACTAAACTTAATGCTACGGGTACAGCACTAATTTATTCTACGTTTATTGGCGGTAGTGCAGATGAACGTGCCAACGGAATTTTTGTCAATAGTGCAGGGGAGTTATACTTAACAGGCTGGACAAGCTCTACTAACTACGATATTACACCAGGTGCATATCAAAATACAAATGCAGGTGGGCGAGATGTGGTAGTTACAAAGCTAAATTCAGCAGGAAATACATTAATTTATTCTACTTACATAGGGGGAAGCAATTGGGAAGAAGGCGAGGATATTTCAGTAGATGCTTCAGGTACAGCTTATATCACGGGCTATACCTATTCTACTAATTATGACGTTACAGCCTTATCTTATCAAAATACTCATGGTGGTGGTACAGGAGATGCGTTTGTTTCTCGCTTAAATGCCACAGGTACAACTTTGTTACAGTCTACTTATCTTGGCGGTAGTGGCTGGGACGAAGCTAATGACTTAACTCTTAAAGGTACAGGCGTATATATCACAGGTTTTACTGAATCATCTAATTTTGATATAACACCAGGCGTGTACCAAACCACAAACGGAGGAAACAGAGATGTATTTGTAACTCAAATGAACCTTTTACTTAGCAGCTTAGTCTATTCTACTTACTTAGGCGGAAATAATAACGAAGAAGCTATTAGCATATACGTAGATGCTCATGGGGCTGCTTATGTTACGGGCTGGACAGCTTCGCATAACTACGATGTTACTTGGAATGCCTACCAAAATACAAATGGCGGAAATGATGATGTGTTTATTAGCATGCTTAGCCCTGATGGAGTTCATTTACAATACTCTACTTATTTAGGCGGTAGTAACGATGACACAGGCTTTGATGTGTTTGTAGACGCCGCTTTCAATGCTTATGTTACAGGTCGTACAAATTCTACAAATTACGATATAACTAGCGGCGCCTATCAGACTACCCTAGGAGGATTAAATGATGTGTTTGTTACTAAAATAGGACTTACACCATTACCTATTTCAGGGATTTCTTTACATGCTGCATATATCTCTACCGAACATAGTATTTCACTTACATGGAATAGCACGACTTCTAATATTAACGTTTATCAAATAGAAAAGCTTTCTAACCAACAATGGCAACAGATAGCTGTTATACCCGCAGCTGATACCAACCCTATCTATACATATTTAGATAAAGATTTATCAAGCTCTCAAATAAGTTATCGTGTTCATGCCAAAGATAAAGACGGCAATAGCTACTACTCGAATATACAAACAGTTTTAGTTCCCAACTTTACACAAGAGTTTTATGTCTATCCTAACCCTACATCTGACTACATTTACCTAGAAAACAAGTCTAACTTTACACAAGAGTATGCACTACTCAATAGTGAGGGAAAAACTGTACGTATTCTTACAGTCCTTCAAGGTACAAATTACATTCAATTGAATGACTTACCCCCTGGTACGTATATACTCCGTGAAAATAAAACTGGTAAGAGTCAAAAACTTATCATTGAGTAGTTGGACCTGAACAATCGCTACACGAGCTGCTTTCATAAGATAACGATAACTTTTTACATCTCACATTTTGAAGTATAGTCAAAGACCTTGATTTTTGCGAAAAAATGTACAAAGGTCTTTGGACTGTATGGGCTGCCTTTGCTTTTTCTGTGTGTATTCGACTGCCTTTTTTAGGAAAGAAACTGGAAGGTTTTGGACACCAAGAATGGTTAGCAGGGCATACTTTGATTATTTTGAAAATATGGCAAAAAGAAGGAATTCAAACACATCACTACGGACTACCTTACACATTTTACCGAAAAGCAGATAAATACATCCCATTTATTCCTGGGATAATGGATAAAAAAGGAAATGGATACTATGTTTCTTATCCCCCATTTGCCTTTTATGTACTGTACCTTATTATATCCGTTCTAAAAATTGAGCCCAATGAACTTTTTTTACAAATAGTAACACTTTTGATACAATGTTGGATAGGAATTTTGATATATCAATTGCTATTACGCATGCAATTTTCTGTACAAACAGCAGCCTTTACTGGTGCGGCATACTTTTTTTTACCCATATCTATGCGGTATCATACTCAAGCCTACTTTTGTGATATAGCCGCTCAAATAGGAATTATGTTAGTTTTGATAGCATACCAATTCTACCTAAACAGGTTTTCTTTTTCGTCTGCTGTTTGGGTAGGATTAGCTTTGTTTATACTTACTTTTACAGAGTGGATAGGCTTTTTTTTGTGTACAACAATTGTTTTTTATACTTTGAGAAGTTCGCAATTGAGTAGAAAGACAAAAACACTTCATATTTTATTTTGGATATTTTGCACGGCAAGCGGTGTACTTTTAACTTTTTGGATATATGCCCAAATAGCAGGTACAAAAGCACTTTGGCAGGCGCTTTTACAAAAAGCGTCGCAAAGAGTAGTTGCTGATACAAATCTTTACTTTTCTCGTTGGGAATTAAACACTTACACAACAATACTGCATTCTTATATAGCGCATTTTTATCCCGTTATACCTGCTATAACACTGATGTGGATTACAAAAAGAAGTAAAGAACAGGAAGACAAGCTAAAAAAGGCTTATATAATTTTAGGAATTACTTTTTGGGCAGTTATATTGCACCATTGGATATTTTTGAACTTTACCGCAGAAAATGACTTTTCTATCCTTAAAACAAGTATCGTCATTTTGATAGTATGGGCTATTTTGATAGAAAAACAAAGGCAATTAAGGCTTAGTGTGTGGATTAGCAGCATAATACTAGTAGCAAACGCATTGTATATGACTGCAAAAAGTGTTTCTATTCCAAAAACAAACAAAATACAAGCTTTTGCAAGCAAATTAGTGTCTTTTAG is a genomic window containing:
- a CDS encoding SEL1-like repeat protein, whose product is MPYLCKSMQALVLIMLLSALSFAQTIDVLTVQKQAELGDIEAQVVLGDIYMEGKDMPQNFEKACYWYRKAAEQGSSTGAVNYAYMLQNGLGTKKDSLAAFNWYQKAADLGDAAGMYNLGTYYELGIVVPKDEEKAITWYRKSALLGNPMGQNALADCYLYGKGVSKNPSTAVYWYRQAAEQGFDLAQYNLGICYEEGLGVEKNLKLALEWYKKAAKNNFADALYAIGTFYEQGQVVSKNMDKAIEYYQKAANYGYLPAIYDLGVCYEEGKGVKQDISKAVEYYEKAVQQGFPPALTTVGMLYYEGIYGKNQDYQKALNYFEQAAAEQEPYALYMLALMYAIGQGTEENIEKAKIFYQKAKNVADNEELQEKLRQLAQEFDLEK
- a CDS encoding T9SS type A sorting domain-containing protein, coding for MKKIYFYILALTGLSVQGLAQIVGGNCYLERNFVQMAVGSCGTYGVSAIPPAGYYPNVTGRFGFIADPPRNGWTVAGPGTFPNYMGDYFTPGSPEEGWGIEFNIGATNYNYGTYQLCGTGLGDTGPSGHVPGGIVAYNTTPTSRQAVWQGSVMGLQITQTTTIFTDSLYILTCVRIQNNSPTTTFSNVYYMRNVDPDNEQPWTGDFTTTNTIVYQQPMSSGSRALVSAVGLTHSAYIGLGTKDTRARVTYGGFSNRDPSDIWNFVGFTGTIGSTNTSDIAISIAFNLGNIPPGGCAELAYVYVLSAAQLESALNATSPTFIANGKDITTSGSITIGDCDRVELEIVNGTGNCYDGTTWNWTWSPATGLSSTSGTSIIAAPTTTTTYTVTATDNCGAVVYVQEIQIIVAPPLSVSVPATYHYCGSPVSIDATVSGGAPFTLFACNPATSACSGPQNTYTVGTGTITNGTTGYPNPYGNARWGAKHQFLIRASELTAAGLTPGNIDRISFNVQSTNGVTYNNFTISIGCTKSSTLSGFVTGLTPVYGPVNYVPTVGWNDHIFTTPYYWDGSSNLIVETCFNNSSATQNSPVFCTNMGYNCSVQFYQNSSTVCSNTSIFLLSNIRPNMRFRHCPTPPSTYFKYNWSPSTGLSCSTCEDPFASPPTTPITYTVTVTDASGCTATASTTILPCLPTGFTLEGKPQNQNVILSWLYPNDLSFKHFEVERSTDGLNYQKIATLKPANDKERYEYLDTDLRAGSYKYRIRKVNKDGSDTYSNTVEITIYSTTNGFTLQSIAPNPAYDAITIQYELTTAGNVEFSIYDLTGRKLKTLYDNNVSTGQYAKRVSVSDLPNGNYLIAAIFNGHTQHFRLSVVR
- a CDS encoding efflux transporter outer membrane subunit: MKEKNILNCILATSFVFVLSGCTLFQQTIRTESKQLPKNYTFTNTQDTTNTAHANWRTYFNDSILTQLIEIALKNNQELNLILQEIEISKNEIKARKGEYLPYIHLNVESSVEKAARYTRNGAVEHSTFIKSETHIPEPLTDIGLSALTTWEVDIWKKLRNAKKAAQLRYLATVQGKNFMVTQLVAEIAEAYYELIALDNWIETIEQNIAIQFNSLKMINQQKEAAKVTQLAVNRFEAQLLNTKNLLYDLKQKRIQTENKINFLLGRFPQPIDRPKVSIWDIDLKPIQAGIPAQLLQNRPDIQQRELELAAAKLDVKIAKANFYPSLRITSSIGSQGFSPELAFRPEGILFGLASELLGPLVNRNVLVANYKTATAKQLQAIIRYEQTVLSAYIEVINQLAQVDNYTQSFETKQKQVEILTQSIQVANNLFNAARADYVEVLLTQREALEAKIELIEIKLKQIKAFIHLYRALGGGWR
- a CDS encoding 4-hydroxybutyrate CoA-transferase encodes the protein MKIVSLEEACSVIQSGNRVFIQGASATPQQLIKGMVAQADRLRNVEIVHIHTEGDASYTRPEYGQSFYTNVFFIAKNTRDAIPTHRADYVPIFLSEVPLLFRRNILPLDVALIQVSPPDKHGNCSLGPSVDVTLAAVQTAKYVIAQVNPQMPRTFGDGVIHHSRIHFGVEVNEPLITHQPAEPNEIEQKIGEHIANLVEDGATLQMGIGAIPNAVLKSLIHHKGLGVHTEMFSDGIIDLVERGVITGEHKVTHRNKIVAGFALGSQRLLDFIHDNPSILMLDSQYVNDTANIRRNPKVTAINSAIEVDLTGQVCADSIGTKMYSGVGGQMDFIRGASLSEGGKPIIALPSVTSKGESRIVATLKPGAGVVTTRAHVHYVVTEYGVAYLYGKNLEQRAKALIAIAHPEHRESLSKAARELWG